CTGCGGCCTCTGTGGCTCGCGGATGACGATCGTCTCCGGCAACGGACGTCGCGGTTACGTCAAATACGGTTGCCCGAGTCATCGCAATCGAGGCGTGTGTGCGAACAGCGTCATGATTCGGAAGGATCGACTGGAACATCAACTCCTCGCAGAGCTTTCCGGGCGACTCCTTCAGCCTGCAATGGTCGATTATGCTCTCCAGTCGTTTCATGAGCAGTTGCAGCGTCGGTTGCAGGAGATTCAGGATCAGGCTGACAGCGCCGCGAACGGGATTCTGGCCCTTCAGAGCAAGCGTCAGGAACTGAAGACGAAAGTGACCAACGTGACTGAGGCCATTGCAGCGGTCGGCCACTCGCCAAGTCTATTGGCTCAGTTGGCTACGATCGAGGCGGAAATAGCCAAGGTGGATGACCGTCTGACTGAGATGAACCAGCCGCGGGAACTTGCCGTTTCGGTGGAAGACCTGCGGGAGGTTCTCCATGAGAGGGCTGCCGAGATCGGCGCATTGCTGCGTGGGGATGTGGAGGTTGCGAGGCATGCGATGGCCAAATATGTTGATCGGCTTGTGCTCACGCCGAAAGGCACACCCGAGGGCCCGGTATTCGAAATCTCCGGTAGTGTCCAAATTTTCAGTGGAAACGACCCAAGGGATGGGGTGTGCATCAGTAATGGTGGCCAGAGGTGTCTCCGTTCAGTGATGCACCCTTTTCGGGGTACCTGTGGGGGACGGGCCATTCAATCCTCGACCTTATAAAGAAATCGCTAAGCTCGAACGTGCGATCCAGAGTTGCAGCTAGCACAGTTTCCATAAAGGAAAAACTCATGCCCACTTGCGCTGAAGCCGCGCGGCAGCTTTGGCTTCGACTGTATGATGCATCCCTTCAAGTCGAAGAGTTTGCCGCATGTATCACAGTGAAAGTGATGGTGATGTTCCTTCCCCGATAGCTCATATCGGGTCGTTTCCCCAGGGAGTTCCACAGCTATAAGCCAACCTTCCTCGACCAAAGCCTGGATGTTCCTGTACACGGTAGCGATCCCGATTGCAGAATGATGTTCGAGCGCACACTCGAGAGCTTCGTCTGGAGATAGCGGACGGTCTGCCTCGGCAAAAGCCTCTCGGATGGCGGCCTTCTGTTTCGTGTTTCTTTTGTCCATTGGATAATAAGATTAGATTCTCAGCACCTGAGATTCAAGGGGTAGACAAAACCCATCCGGTCAATGAAGCGGGTCGCCGGATATCTCGCCTCTGGAATAATGATATTATCCTCGCAATAGCGAGGGGGAGAACATCTGGGGACAGCAAGGCTACTCGGGCCGAACATGCCCGCACCACACCTGTACTGGACAGACAATCTGAATCCCTGGATTGTTCATTTTGGCGGGAACTTCGGGATAAAGTGGTACGGCGTCGCCTACATGTTGGGCTTCTTCAGCGCCTTTTTGATTTGGAGCAGATGGGCTCGACAAGGTCGGTTGCCTCTCAATGCCGATGATCTCCTGACTCTACTGACGTACGCGATGGTTGGAGTCATGGCGGGAGGGCGA
This is a stretch of genomic DNA from Granulicella sp. WH15. It encodes these proteins:
- a CDS encoding transcriptional repressor, which gives rise to MDKRNTKQKAAIREAFAEADRPLSPDEALECALEHHSAIGIATVYRNIQALVEEGWLIAVELPGETTRYELSGKEHHHHFHCDTCGKLFDLKGCIIQSKPKLPRGFSASGHEFFLYGNCASCNSGSHVRA
- a CDS encoding recombinase zinc beta ribbon domain-containing protein; this translates as MGGQGRRGRGPKHLFSGFLICGLCGSRMTIVSGNGRRGYVKYGCPSHRNRGVCANSVMIRKDRLEHQLLAELSGRLLQPAMVDYALQSFHEQLQRRLQEIQDQADSAANGILALQSKRQELKTKVTNVTEAIAAVGHSPSLLAQLATIEAEIAKVDDRLTEMNQPRELAVSVEDLREVLHERAAEIGALLRGDVEVARHAMAKYVDRLVLTPKGTPEGPVFEISGSVQIFSGNDPRDGVCISNGGQRCLRSVMHPFRGTCGGRAIQSSTL